Proteins from one Gasterosteus aculeatus chromosome 11, fGasAcu3.hap1.1, whole genome shotgun sequence genomic window:
- the nog1 gene encoding noggin-1, whose translation MNRTRQCVAMYLLALSLGLLTERGVGQHYYLLRPIPSDSLPLVELKEDPDPVFDPKERDLNETELKGVLGDFDSRYLSVAPPAEDKYTGNDELDDFEVQKPGGVLPKDIRAVDFDVQFGKKHKPSKKLKRRLQQWLWAYSFCPVAYTWTDLGNRFWPRFVRVGGCLSKRSCSVPEGMVCKPANSTHLTILRWRCVPRKGGLKCAWIPVQYPIITDCKCSCSS comes from the coding sequence ATGAATCGGACCCGGCAGTGCGTGGCCATGTATCTGCTGGCTCTGTCCCTCGGACTCCTCACGGAAAGAGGGGTCGGTCAGCACTACTACCTTCTGCGCCCCATCCCGAGTGACAGTCTGCCGCTGGTGGAATTAAAAGAGGACCCGGATCCCGTCTTCGACCCCAAGGAGCGGGACCTTAACGAGACGGAGCTGAAGGGCGTCCTGGGGGACTTTGACAGCCGCTATTTGTCCGTGGCGCCGCCCGCGGAGGACAAGTACACCGGGAACGACGAGCTGGATGACTTTGAGGTGCAGAAGCCCGGGGGGGTGCTTCCCAAAGACATCCGGGCGGTGGACTTCGACGTCCAGTTCGGCAAGAAGCACAAGCCCAGTAAGAAGCTGAAGAGGCGGCTGCAGCAGTGGCTGTGGGCGTACTCGTTCTGCCCGGTCGCGTACACGTGGACCGACTTGGGGAACCGGTTCTGGCCGCGGTTCGTGCGCGTCGGCGGCTGCCTCAGCAAGAGGTCGTGTTCGGTTCCGGAGGGGATGGTGTGCAAACCCGCCAACTCGACCCACCTGACGATACTGCGGTGGAGGTGCGTGCCGAGGAAAGGGGGGCTGAAATGCGCGTGGATACCGGTGCAGTACCCGATCATCACAGACTGCAAATGCTCCTGTTCCAGTTAA
- the cbx2 gene encoding chromobox protein homolog 2 isoform X2 gives MFFIEQEKELLILKKGKRPRGRPRKILENVPDAPKSSSSSSGSSSSSDSSSSCSSDSSSSDEDEDDDRMALAPPGVRTRDLHPVPQKKAQILVAKPELAKKRSRRPPSPEARELQQGRGPRKGPRDAELPGAIKKPVNPAGFTFMGFHRGTPRDAAAGPTRGSPGPGGSVKHCVRSVQPAPLSLSRPVPSRSLGEGKLPVSGGTDTDPKASAGKSKGVAALNLNTPKHPAQGTAYHSPSPPTGQKKPPPNNAPAGQCPGPPPLNLQGRRAQSGGVAGGPRSAAHPARQTPVLQNQEYNPAKGPAAPGRLQTRKSQPGADKVKEATGTPTPRVQARLEPSGALTEVPTPLERSEGKKAKMNDMSTGEDESCSDSDQDPPYVVGGVRAVASQNLNQDWKPTRSLIEHVFVTDVTANLVTVTVKESPTSVGFFMHHY, from the exons ATGTTCTTCAT AGAGCAAGAGAAGGAGCTTCTGATACTTAAGAAGGGGAAGCGGCCGAGAGGACGGCCGCGGAAAATTCTA GAAAACGTTCCCGACGCCCCGAAGTCCAGCAGCTCTTCATCTGGCTCCTCATCGTCctcagactcctcctcctcatgctcctcagactcctcctcctcggatgaagacgaggacgacgacCGCATGGCTCTGGCGCCGCCGGGGGTCCGGACCCGAGACCTCCACCCCGTCCCCCAGAAGAAGGCGCAGATTCTCGTGGCCAAACCGGAGCTCGCCAAAAAGAGGAGCCGCAGGCCCCCGTCGCCCGAGGCCAgagagctccagcaggggagGGGCCCCCGCAAGGGGCCCAGAGACGCCGAGCTTCCCGGCGCCATCAAGAAGCCCGTTAACCCGGCGGGCTTCACCTTCATGGGGTTCCACCGGGGCACCCCCCGGGACGCGGCGGCCGGTCCGACCAGGGGCTCTCCGGGTCCGGGGGGGTCCGTTAAACACTGTGTGCGGTCGGTGCAGCCCGCCCCCCTTTCCCTGAGCAGGCCCGTCCCGAGCAGGAGCCTCGGCGAGGGCAAGCTGCCCGTCTCCGGCGGGACGGACACGGATCCGAAAGCGTCCGCAGGGAAATCGAAAGGGGTGGCCGCGTTGAATTTAAATACCCCCAAACACCCCGCTCAAGGAACCGCCTATCACTCGCCGAGCCCCCCCACGGGACAAAAAAAGCCCCCGCCCAACAACGCGCCTGCCGGTCAATGCCCCGGCCCTCCGCCGCTGAACCTCCAGGGCAGACGGGCGCAGAGCGGGGGCGTGGCCGGGGGCCCGAGGTCTGCCGCCCACCCGGCGAGGCAAACCCCCGTCTTGCAGAACCAGGAGTACAATCCCGCCAAAGGCCCGGCGGCGCCCGGCAGGCTTCAGACCAGGAAGAGCCAGCCGGGGGCCGACAAGGTCAAAGAGGCCACCGGGACCCCGACCCCCCGGGTCCAAGCCCGGCTGGAGCCCAGCGGCGCGCTGACGGAGGTCCCGACCCCGCTGGAGAGGTCGGAGGGCAAGAAGGCCAAGATGAACGACATGAGCACGGGCGAGGACGAGAGCTGCTCCGACTCTGACCAGGACCCCCCCTACGTGGTCGGGGGGGTTCGTGCCGTCGCCTCCCAGAACCTGAACCAGGACTGGAAGCCCACGCGGAGCCTCATAGAACACGTGTTCGTCACGGACGTCACCGCCAACCTGGTCACGGTCACGGTGAAGGAGTCGCCGACCAGCGTGGGCTTCTTCATGCACCActactga
- the cbx2 gene encoding chromobox protein homolog 2 isoform X1, translated as MEELSAVGEQVFDAECILNKRLKKGKLEFLVKWRGWSSKHNSWEPQENILDPRLLAAFNRKEQEKELLILKKGKRPRGRPRKILENVPDAPKSSSSSSGSSSSSDSSSSCSSDSSSSDEDEDDDRMALAPPGVRTRDLHPVPQKKAQILVAKPELAKKRSRRPPSPEARELQQGRGPRKGPRDAELPGAIKKPVNPAGFTFMGFHRGTPRDAAAGPTRGSPGPGGSVKHCVRSVQPAPLSLSRPVPSRSLGEGKLPVSGGTDTDPKASAGKSKGVAALNLNTPKHPAQGTAYHSPSPPTGQKKPPPNNAPAGQCPGPPPLNLQGRRAQSGGVAGGPRSAAHPARQTPVLQNQEYNPAKGPAAPGRLQTRKSQPGADKVKEATGTPTPRVQARLEPSGALTEVPTPLERSEGKKAKMNDMSTGEDESCSDSDQDPPYVVGGVRAVASQNLNQDWKPTRSLIEHVFVTDVTANLVTVTVKESPTSVGFFMHHY; from the exons ATGGAGGAGCTGAGTGCCGTCGGAGAGCAGGTCTTTGATGCGGAATGCATCCTGAACAAGcggctgaagaag gGAAAGTTGGAGTTTCTGGTGAAGTGGAGAGGCTGGTCGTCCAA ACACAACAGCTGGGAGCCCCAAGAGAACATCCTGGACCCCCGTCTGCTGGCTGCCTTCAACAGGAA AGAGCAAGAGAAGGAGCTTCTGATACTTAAGAAGGGGAAGCGGCCGAGAGGACGGCCGCGGAAAATTCTA GAAAACGTTCCCGACGCCCCGAAGTCCAGCAGCTCTTCATCTGGCTCCTCATCGTCctcagactcctcctcctcatgctcctcagactcctcctcctcggatgaagacgaggacgacgacCGCATGGCTCTGGCGCCGCCGGGGGTCCGGACCCGAGACCTCCACCCCGTCCCCCAGAAGAAGGCGCAGATTCTCGTGGCCAAACCGGAGCTCGCCAAAAAGAGGAGCCGCAGGCCCCCGTCGCCCGAGGCCAgagagctccagcaggggagGGGCCCCCGCAAGGGGCCCAGAGACGCCGAGCTTCCCGGCGCCATCAAGAAGCCCGTTAACCCGGCGGGCTTCACCTTCATGGGGTTCCACCGGGGCACCCCCCGGGACGCGGCGGCCGGTCCGACCAGGGGCTCTCCGGGTCCGGGGGGGTCCGTTAAACACTGTGTGCGGTCGGTGCAGCCCGCCCCCCTTTCCCTGAGCAGGCCCGTCCCGAGCAGGAGCCTCGGCGAGGGCAAGCTGCCCGTCTCCGGCGGGACGGACACGGATCCGAAAGCGTCCGCAGGGAAATCGAAAGGGGTGGCCGCGTTGAATTTAAATACCCCCAAACACCCCGCTCAAGGAACCGCCTATCACTCGCCGAGCCCCCCCACGGGACAAAAAAAGCCCCCGCCCAACAACGCGCCTGCCGGTCAATGCCCCGGCCCTCCGCCGCTGAACCTCCAGGGCAGACGGGCGCAGAGCGGGGGCGTGGCCGGGGGCCCGAGGTCTGCCGCCCACCCGGCGAGGCAAACCCCCGTCTTGCAGAACCAGGAGTACAATCCCGCCAAAGGCCCGGCGGCGCCCGGCAGGCTTCAGACCAGGAAGAGCCAGCCGGGGGCCGACAAGGTCAAAGAGGCCACCGGGACCCCGACCCCCCGGGTCCAAGCCCGGCTGGAGCCCAGCGGCGCGCTGACGGAGGTCCCGACCCCGCTGGAGAGGTCGGAGGGCAAGAAGGCCAAGATGAACGACATGAGCACGGGCGAGGACGAGAGCTGCTCCGACTCTGACCAGGACCCCCCCTACGTGGTCGGGGGGGTTCGTGCCGTCGCCTCCCAGAACCTGAACCAGGACTGGAAGCCCACGCGGAGCCTCATAGAACACGTGTTCGTCACGGACGTCACCGCCAACCTGGTCACGGTCACGGTGAAGGAGTCGCCGACCAGCGTGGGCTTCTTCATGCACCActactga
- the LOC120828337 gene encoding ectonucleotide pyrophosphatase/phosphodiesterase family member 7, which translates to MPRGWIVPRECSRGPSPVAESVEMWRLHASAILWAAGLGLLGAPAGLGAPAKAPRQKVLLVSFDGFRWDYDRRADTPNLDRMAQDGVKALYVTPPYLTITSPTHFTLLTGRYIENHGVVHNMWFNTSTLEKRPYYQTQFVNEWWDNGSLPIWITAQKQGLKAGSLHFPGTASSYQGQVAMVQEVEPPLYNYNNETAWRENTDKVMGWFRDQDLDFVSLYFGEPDGTGHRFGPDSPQIRAVVEQVDRTVGYLRHSADRHGLTGRLNIIITSDHGMSTVYRNGLVEDITLSRIPGFSFSDLAFHLVDYGPSGMLLPKPGLLEKVYGALKGAHPHLHVFKKEELPERLHFANNDRILPIVLWADAGYVINGYFPVQFNKGEHGFDNQEMDMKPFFRAVGPAFRRNLEVGPFETVNIYPLMCHILGIEPEVNDGHLDATKHMLVASATSQRVDYLPNVFIGFAAVAGFLVLVFIAMTSCKIIQKQRGNKGSSEHLPEKEKTLQTSL; encoded by the exons ATGCCGAGGGGGTGGATCGTTCCCCGTGAATGCAGTCGCGGGCCGAGTCCGGTTGCAGAGTCAGTCGAGATGTGGCGATTGCACGCGTCGGCCATCCTGTGGGCCGCCGGCCTGGGCCTCCTCGGGGCCCCCGCCGGCCTGGGAGCCCCAGCCAAAGCGCCGAGGCAGAAGGTGCTGCTAGTCTCCTTCGATGGGTTCCGGTGGGACTACGACCGGCGCGCGGACACGCCGAACCTGGACCGCATGGCCCAGGACGGGGTCAAAGCGCTGTACGTCACCCCGCCTTACCTCACCATCACCAGTCCCACGCACTTCACCCTCCTGACAG GCCGCTACATTGAGAACCACGGCGTGGTCCACAACATGTGGTTCAACACCAGCACCCTGGAGAAGAGACCCTATTACCAGACCCAGTTTGTGAACGAGTGGTGGGACAACGGCAGCCTGCCGATCTGGATCACCGCGCAGAAACAG ggCCTGAAAGCCGGCTCTCTTCACTTTCCCGGCACGGCCTCCAGTTACCAGGGCCAGGTTGCCAtggtgcaggaggtggagccgccgctctacaactacaacaacgAGACGGCGTGGCGGGAGAACACGGACAAGGTGATGGGCTGGTTccgagaccaggacctggacttTGTGTCCCTGTACTTCGGCGAGCCGGACGGCACCGGCCACAGGTTTGGCCCGGACTCCCCGCAGATCCGGGCcgtggtggagcaggtggaccGGACGGTGGGCTACCTGCGGCACTCGGCCGACCGCCACGGGCTGACCGGGCGcctcaacatcatcatcacgtcCGACCACGGCATGAGCACGGTGTACCGGAACGGCCTGGTGGAGGACATCACCCTGTCCCGGATACCGGGCTTCTCCTTCAGCGACCTGGCCTTCCACCTGGTGGACTACGGCCCCTCCGGGATGCTGCTGCCCAAGCCGGGCCTCCTGGAGAAGGTGTACGGCGCCCTGAAGGGGGCCCACCCGCACCTCCACGTCTTCAAGAAGGAGGAGTTGCCGGAGCGCCTCCACTTTGCCAACAACGACCGGATCCTCCCCATCGTGCTTTGGGCCGACGCCGGATACGTGATAAACGGG TACTTCCCCGTTCAGTTCAACAAGGGCGAGCACGGCTTCGACAACCAAGAGATGGACATGAAGCCCTTCTTCAGGGCGGTGGGCCCGGCGTTCCGCAGGAACCTGGAGGTGGGGCCCTTTGAGACGGTGAACATCTACCCCTTAATGTGTCACATCCTGGGCATCGAGCCGGAGGTCAACGACGGCCACCTGGACGCCACCAAGCACATGCTGGTCGCCAGCGCCACCTCTCAGC GAGTGGACTACCTCCCAAACGTCTTCATTGGATTTGCTGCCGTCGCTGGATttcttgttttagtttttatagCAATGACGTCCTGCAAAATAATCCAGAAGCAACGCGGGAATAAAGG aagTTCAGAACATCTtccagaaaaggaaaagactcTACAGACCTCATTGTGA